One Spinacia oleracea cultivar Varoflay chromosome 4, BTI_SOV_V1, whole genome shotgun sequence DNA segment encodes these proteins:
- the LOC110784813 gene encoding abscisic stress-ripening protein 2 translates to MAEHHKHHGLFHHKKDDEENTPVEAVILSDTTTYPDTAYGSGYTETTTTAVVADEKDYEKEVKHHGHKEHLGELGAVAAGAFALHEKHKAKKDPEHAHKHKIEEEIAAAAAVGAGGYAFHEHHEKKDAKEEKKEHDHEGKKHHHLF, encoded by the exons atggcTGAGCACCACAAACACCATGGCCTCTTCCACCACAAGAAGGATGATGAGGAGAATACCCCAGTGGAAGCTGTGATCCTAAGTGACACCACCACCTATCCCGACACCGCGTACGGCAGTGGATACACCGAGACCACTACAACTGCGGTGGTCGCCGACGAAAAAGATTATGAGAAGGAGGTTAAGCACCACGGCCATAAGGAGCATTTGGGTGAGCTTGGTGCTGTTGCTGCTGGTGCCTTTGCTCTG CATGAGAAGCATAAGGCAAAGAAAGACCCAGAGCATGCTCACAAGCACAAGATTGAGGAGGAAATCGCGGCCGCTGCGGCGGTTGGAGCTGGTGGCTATGCCTTCCATGAACACCATgagaagaaggatgccaaggaGGAGAAGAAAGAGCACGATCATGAAGGAAAGAAGCACCACCACCTATTTTAA